A genome region from Macaca nemestrina isolate mMacNem1 chromosome 20, mMacNem.hap1, whole genome shotgun sequence includes the following:
- the LOC105478636 gene encoding ER lumen protein-retaining receptor 1, producing MNLFRFLGDLSHLLAIILLLLKIWKSRSCAGISGKSQVLFAVVFTARYLDLFTNYISLYNTCMKVVYIACSFTTVWLIYSKFKATYDGNHDTFRVEFLVVPTAILAFLVNHDFTPLEILWTFSIYLESVAILPQLFMVSKTGEAETITSHYLFALGVYRTLYLFNWIWRYHFEGFFDLIAIVAGLVQTVLYCDFFYLYITKVLKGKKLSLPA from the exons ATGAATCTCTTCCGATTCCTGGGAGACCTCTCCCACCTCCTCGCCATCATCTTGCTACTGCTCAAAATCTGGAAGTCCCGCTCGTGTGCCG GAATTTCAGGGAAGAGCCAGGTCCTGTTTGCTGTGGTGTTCACTGCCCGATATCTGGACCTCTTCACCAACTACATCTCACTCTACAACACGTGTATGAAG GTGGTCTACATAGCCTGCTCCTTCACCACGGTCTGGTTGATTTATAGCAAGTTCAAAGCCACTTACGATGGGAACCATGACACATTCAGAGTGGAGTTCCTGGTCGTTCCCACAGCCATTCTGGCATTCCTAGTCAATCATGACTTCACCCCTCTGGAG ATCCTCTGGACCTTCTCCATCTACCTGGAGTCGGTGGCCATCTTGCCGCAGCTGTTCATGGTGAGCAAGACTGGCGAGGCGGAGACCATCACCAGCCACTACTTGTTTGCGCTGGGCGTTTACCGCACGCTCTATCTCTTCAACTGGATCTGGCGCTACCATTTCGAGGGCTTCTTCGACCTCATCGCCATCGTGGCAGGCCTGGTCCAGACAGTCCTCTACTGCGATTTCTTCTACCTCTATATCACCAAAG TCCTAAAGGGGAAGAAGTTGAGTTTGCCGGCATAG
- the LOC105478635 gene encoding synaptogyrin-4 isoform X2 yields MSRAPGQAFFTGTWVWWQKENVEEAGVFSLIIFSSLLTDGYQNKMESPQLHCILNSNNVACSFAVVAGFLAFLSCLAFLVLDTQETHIADTRFKTAFQLLDLILAVLWAVVWFVGFCFLANQWQHSPPKAFLLGSSSARAAIAFTFFSILVWIFQAYLAFQDLRNDAPVPYKRSLDEGGMVLTTLPSPSATSSVNMPTTGPNSLSYASSALSPCLTAPKAPRLAMMPDN; encoded by the exons ATGTCCCGGGCACCGGGCCAAGCATTTTTTACGGGTACCTGGGTTTGGTGGCAGAAGGAGAatgtggaggaggcaggg GTCTTCTCCCTGATTATCTTCTCATCCCTGCTGACCGATGGCTACCAGAACAAGATGGAGTCTCCGCAGCTCCATTGCATTCTCAACAGCAACAATGTGGCCTGCAGCTTTGCCGTGGTAGCTGGCTTCCTGGCCTTCCTCAGCTGCCTGGCCTTCCTCGTCCTGGACACCCAGGAGACCCACATTGCTGACACCCGCTTCAAGACAGCCTTCCAGCTCCTGGACCTCATCCTGGCTG TTCTCTGGGCAGTTGTCTGGTTCGTGGGTTTCTGCTTCCTGGCCAACCAGTGGCAGCATTCGCCGCCCAAAGCGTTCCTCCTGGGGAGCAGCAGTGCCCGGGCGGCCATCGCCTTCACCTTCTTCTCCATCCTTGTCTGG ATATTCCAGGCCTACCTGGCATTCCAGGACCTCCGAAATGATGCTCCAGTCCCTTACAAGCGCTCCCTGGATGAGGGCGGCATGGTGCTGACCACCCTCCCCTCGCCCTCCGCCACCAGCTCTGTGAACATGCCCACCACTGGCCCCAACAGCCTGAGTTATGCCAGCTCTGCCCTGTCCCCTTGTCTGACCGCTCCAAAGGCCCCCCGCCTCGCTATGATGCCTGACAACTAA